TGTAAGACATTTTTGGCAGAGCATGAGTCCAGCAGGgctgtgtctacattacaaagtaaCAGGGCTTGAACCCTATGTTCCAGTTTGACTCAGACTTGCACCCTCACCCCTGTGGGGTACTGGGACCCAGGGTCCAAGTTCTGAGTTAGCAAAATTTGTGTGTAGatagatgggggtggggtaggcTTAAGCCTGAGTTCAAACCTGGGGCTGatactgcagtatagacataccctgtgaaTCACGaactcttcccctctccctcagggCGGAGAGAGTGAAGCACCTTCTCTGGACCAAGACCAAGAGAtgctacaaaaaacaaaacaaaactccctAGGGGACCTCCTAAATGGTGACTGAGATATTCATCAGAGGTAGATTCCTGAGATTTACCAGCACCTACCACTTAGTTTGGCtgtgtccattgacttcagatccAATTCTGGTAAAACTGTTTGAGGTTAGCTATGGATATCATGTTAGTTTCCTTGTGGGAAAAGGGCCTCCCTGTAAGAGGTTGTTATATTGTTTGCAGTTCATTCTGCCATATGGTAGAACCATGTCTAATAGACCTTTTTTCCCTTCTCAGTCAGGTCGGGACCTCCAGCAATACCAGAGCCAAGCTAAACAGCTTTTCCGGAAGTTGAATGAACAGTCGCCTACCAGATGCACCCTAGAAGCAGGATCCATGGCTTTCCAGTAAGTATAACACGCTGTCGAGATTAAGGTGGACGATGTAGGCAACCCAACCTACATTTATAGAAAACTGAAAAGTACTTCCAGGAGATGTTGGAGGTATATTAGAAATTGGGCCATTGGAGAAGAGTAAGAGTCAGTAAACTATCCCACCAGCCCACGGGAAACCTGTGCTCAGAGAGAGTGTTTCCTTTTATATGCTttcaatcattttaaaatttcttttcttttctagcaTTGTTAGACTTCGTGCATTCCTATCCAGTTCTTGTTTTCCCCCACTCTCTTTTCTGTAGACTGCATATATTTGGCTCCCTTTAAGTTTTGTCTACAGGTTGTGCCCACTAATCATTCTAGCATCTGTTGTCCTTTGGATTCGCTGAGGTTtatcaatatatttttttaatagtgaggtgTTCCATCTATACTTAGGTTAGCATTACCAAAGTTGATTCTTCCTACACAaggttctcttctctctccattcCACTGTGGCATATCCTTTCATGTATCATCCTTGCACTGCAAACTCATCTAACTTGTTGTCCATTATTTCCCTGAATCTCCTCAGCATTTCTGCTCTCCAGCAAGCATTGTCCATGTTTTATACACTTTTGTCTAGTATTAGTATCCCGAAGTGTCGTAGCTGCATTTAGCTCATCCGTTTGAGTTCGCTGTCTCTCTCTAAAACCTTCCATAATGTTTGCCCTTTGCTTTCATTGTAAACCTTTCTAAGTTAGGGTCATCTTCAAATCTTACTAATGTACAACACAGTTCTAGCAGACTTGCTCAGGGTAAGCAGCGAGCTGGGAAAATCTGCAGGCAACACAACATCATGTAGGTTAGGCAAGACCTGAGAAGACTGATGtacttcagagggacctaaccaATCTAGGCAGCATAGTGGCAGTTGAAGTGAAATGTTGACACATTCAAAGCTATGCAGGTTGGTGGGAATAATTTTAACTCCTGCATCTCCTAGGTTCTATACTAAAGATTGAAAACATTTGACTTGCTCTCTTTAGAGAGGAGATTAATAAGAGGGGACATAAAAGTATACAAAATGATGAAAATTATAGAGTAGGTAGAGGCACCTCTAATCACCttctctcataacacaaaaacaaggGAACATCCAAGTAAACGAAAAGGTGGCAAAGTCCAAACTGATAAAGGAAATGGTTTTCAATGCAATTAATTGCCACAGGGTCTCATTGAGGACAAGATGgtagcaagatttaaaaaaaagtacggGTAAAAAGATCTCAAGTTAAAAACCCTTGTTTGGAAGCACCCTCGTGGCACAAAGCCAGTCTCTAATGTTTGGGGCTTGGGAGGCAGCTTTCCTCAAGATGGGTTAACACATAATCACTTACTGCaggttttttcacattttttccacTTTTCTCTAAAGCAGTCTGGTGCTGGCCATTGTTGGCAATAGGATGCTGGACTAGGTAGCCCACTGGTTTGATCCAGTCAGGCAATTCCTGTGTTGATAATTTCTGTTTCTAAAGATGCTACTTGATACCTCTTCCCAGTTTGCAATCAATCTGTCAGTCATTTGTTTCCATACCACAGTATTATCCAAACATCATTCTGACTTCCACTGAGATGCCTGGGGAAGATTATATCTAAATCATAGTAAAGCTCTTGCTATGTAGTGTCTATGACTTTCTTTGCTTAGCAGACTTATAACTATCAAAAAAGGCTATCCATTTTTTGGTCACAATTATTTATGAATTACAACCACCTTGCAGTGGCTTTGATCTCATCAGAGCTGTTAAGCTAAGAAAATTCAGCCAAGCTCAGTATTTCTATGGGAGATCTCAGAGAAGCAGTTGAGGGGTGTTGGAAGTGTTGTGGGTGAGTAGGCAGGGAAGGTGCACTTTGCCCTGTCAGCATTGAAGCTGTTCTTCAGCCAACTGTTAAGGGATGCAGATTGCTGCTGGTGCCATTTTTAGGATGAGACATAAAGttacaaatgaaaaagaaaatcagtttttgttttaaacaaaaattctaaTGAAACTTTTGATAATGctgcatgggaaaaaaaatggtgTTTGAGATTTGGCCTAAAATAAGCCTATTTAGTGGCTAGTGCATTAGCTTGGTCAAGGGAAAAATGTTCTTCATTAACTGAAGTTCTAACTCCTTTAAAATAACATAGTGCAGAGTAAAAAATGCAATGACAGCTGTCGTTGTGGAGCAAAGATATGTGCATGACTAATGAAACGTGCACTTCTCCAAATGTGCTGAGGTGTTAATATGAATAACCTTGAAACTGacaaagtttgaagaaaatttgGCTCTCGCTGAGACCCAAAACCAGGTTTGAAGAATTTTCTTCGGTCATTTTAATGTTGGAGATTAAAGTCCAAAAGCCTCACAACCAACTCAGTTATCGTGGCATGTGAGTACACACACTGATACTTATGCAGGTGATAAGTGCCTATGCAGTCTTTTGTGAAATTAGTTACTAGCTGACCTTTGGCTGATTTTAGTGTCATAAGTCTTTAAGTGCACAGATTACTAGTTCCATTAAAAGGCAACCATTGGCCTTTGCTAGCTGGTGCCGCCtaaagaagtggttttttttctctttcttaaaataaatataagaaaTTAAATTCCAAAAGTATATTAATTAAGATTGCACAGATAAACATTCAGAAATCAAGAATGCAAAAAGTTAAAGGTGGCCAACTGTGTATCTGTCCCCTTACATACGTACATTGCAAAAAGGCATAATTACATGATTTTATACTGTGTTAAATTTTATGACAAAAAAGTGTTAATGCGGTGTTAAAGTTGAGAAATCAAGCAGTTATGTGAGAAAATTGATATTACGGTTAATCTGGGCTGTCAATGCTATGCGGCATTGGAAATCTGTGTGCTTTCTCTGCCGTATAGAAAACTTGGAATCTGAAACAGTTAATATCACAAAGGGAGTAAAAACAGCTCTGGGAAACATAGAGATCAAGGCAGGAGAGCTCAGATCAAATCCGGCTGGCCTAAAGTGTGATGGTGCGGCTGTGCATATGGCAGGAGACCGTGTTAGAGAAGATATTGTACTCTTCTTGTACTTACCTTTAGCTTGCTGTTATATCTCTCATAGGAGATTATCCCTATcttaaaaggttttgttttgaaatatgttTTCTCATTTTACTCTTCAAATCCTGAAAGATTATGGATTGCTCAAACTCTTGATAATGGTTTGAGGTAACTGTGAGCTATGCCGGGAGGGATCCGGTATATGTGTTGGGTTCAAAGTCAGGCCAGAACACTGAAGATAAGGATCAGAAACGATCGCTTAGCTAGCACTGTTTTGGAACATAATGTAGAAACTGGGTCATGGACTGATGTAGAACAAGTTAGGGGCTTTCTTAGGGAAATCAAGAAGCTAATCTGTGAGTATATTTTATTCCATGGTGGACAGTGGTGACTACACTCTTAGTGTTCAAGGCAATGCCCATTGTTTGAGGCTTTTTACTAAAGCTAGTAAGTGCCATGTTGGGACTGGAACAAAAACAGATAATCCTGGCCGCTGTGTCTAAAAACTAATTCTTGAATGTGGCAAATTTGAAGGATTTAAACATTTCTGGGTCTCTAGAGGCTAAGCTGAGGAAAAATCAGATCTTTATGCTTGAAGCTGCTGTTGAACATATGGATACCAGATTTACCAGGCTATTGTATGGTTTCAAAGCTTTGATTCCACACAGTGGCCTAGTGATTGAAAAAAGAATTGGCCCATTATGGCAATGTAAAAATTAAGTCTGCTAAATCACTACATATAGGTGTtaagtaaagagaaaaggaagggtGACTTACAAGTTACATTTAATGCCAATAAATCCACAATAGTGCTTATGCCTGATGAAAGTTTTGAACCCCTCAGCCAGAGGTGGGCATAttacggcccgcgggaccataCTGCCCgacccttgagctcccggccggggaggctagcctccagcccctcccctgctgtccctcctcccccgcaaccTCAGTTTGCCGTGTCGCCAGCgcgggagggggctgctctgcgggggcatgggagggaggctcacctgcagcctcagggggGCGTTGTGGGTGGTAGGAGCATGGTGAACGCgggcggaggactcaggaggagcaccgGAGAGCCGCGCAGTCGGCCAGAGAGAAGCGGTGTTTTGAAGGGTAAAACCACTGCTTCTctctggctgtgctgctgcccctgctcctcctgagtcctctgcCCATGTTTGCAGGGCCacattctgaaaggggctttagatatggggttggatagggggtggagtccccgGGGTCCTGTCAGGGGGTGAGGGTGTGGATAGAgattggggcagtcagggactgggggggctggatagggggtggagtccgggggggggcagttaggggcagggggtcccgggagggggtggtcaggtgACAAGGAGTagcaggggttggatgggtcgggagttctgagaggggcgggaagtgggaggggggcagatagggttagggtttgggggggggcacagccttccctacccggacctccatacagttttggaaccccgatgtggccctcaggccaaaaagtttgcccttcCCTGCCCTAGGCAACCTGCCTTAGAGGTTATATTGTTATTGATGGGAATATGTCCTCATTGTCTTGTATCACTGTGGTGCTACAATACGAGTTTTCCacagttatttaaattaaaacaagCCCCCAAACACACACGTGTGCTCTGTTGCATGCCATGACTTGGGCTATTTAATCATATCCGCATCCAGTGTAGGTGCTTTTCAGGCCTCTCAGGTATGCTGTACTACTGGCTGGAAGGGGAACAAACATGGTAATAGACATAAACATCAGCAAGCAGCACTGTTTAGTGGAGGGGTAGATAAGTGCTAGTCTGTATGTTCAGATCTAAATCTAAAAATCCAGTGGACTTTATCCAATCAGATTTGTACTTGaattagaaataaaatacatattcTCCTTACTAGCATGGGAACTCAAACTGACACTAAAGTAAGGATAAAACGAAACTTACAAGAACAAATGATAGTTGGACACTAAAAAAGGGGTGTGTGCGGTGGTGCGGGGGGTTTAAACCCTGGCTCAtgagtcaaaaacaaaacaagtggaATGCAGCAAAGTGCCAGTAAGCAGTCACACCAGCTACTATATTTCATCTTAACCCACATGTGAATGAGCATGAAAATTATTGGCACAATCGCCCTTTCTTGTCAGATAACAAAACCTGAAGTCCCAGCAGCCCATGGACAAGCAGCATTTCTGTTTCTCAGCTTGCCTCTGTGAGGCTTTGTGTATGCGAAATGGAGTCCTATGCCTAAGACTCACCCAGGGTGGAGTTTGGGGTGCCCCAACTAGTCTCCTCAGGCTGTGCGGGGCTGACCACCTATCTGTCTGATTGCCAGGGGATTGGTCCAGTTGGCGACCCATTCCTGTGCACTTCTGAATCTCTGTAGGAGATGCCACAATAGTCTTCTCTCTCCCTATTCCCCCCTTTCCTGCTGACCTTCAGGAGAAGATGCATGCTCCTGTTCACTGTACATCCTATCCTCTCTCCCATACATTACGGAGctgccctactgggtcagactatgGTGCAACTTGGTCAGTATCTTGGCTCCGACAGTGGCCTGTACTAAAGCTTGAGGGGGATtatacagaacagggcaattatggagtgatccactcCATCTTTCACTCCTGGCTTTTTGTAGTGAGAGTTTAGGGTCGCCCTGTGTATGTGGTTGCCTTCCTGACtgttttggctaatagccattgatgaacctatccttgattaaattatccagttctttttttgaacttttggccatcacaatacCCTGTGTCAATGAGTTCCGAGGTCAgttgtgcattatgtgaaaaagtactttctcTTGTTTATATTAAACCTGCTCCCTGTTAATTTCATCACCTGAGCCTTGGTTTTTATATTATGGGAAAggctaaataacacttctgtGCTCACTTTCTCCATGCTgttcattttatagacctctatcatatcccccccttagtcgtctcttttctaatctttttagtctgtcttcatacggaagccattccttacccttgatcatctttgttgcccttctctgtaccttttccagttccactacaTCCtctttgagatagggtgaccagaactggacacagtattcaaggtgtggatttactgtggatttatatagtgggaTTATGATATTatctgatttattttctttccctttcctaatagttcttaACATACTGTAAGGCTTTTTTACCAtggctgcacattgagcagaagtCCAGGGTGATGCCAAGATCCTCCTTGAGtgataatagctaatttagaacccaccatttgggattattttttccaatgtgcattactttgcacttgtcaatgttgaatttaatctgccattttgttgccagaaAGGGCATGGGAGTGTGGGGCCTGCCTCCTTCAGATGACAGAATGTCAGCAGGAAGAGGGGAATGTCCCTTATTCTGCTCAGTCCAATGTCAGgactttttaaaacaacaaccaGAAACACTAAGGAAATTCCCAGGCAAAACTTTGTTAAAATGAAGTTAAAAGCCTTTGGCAGGGATTGAAACCAGGATCTGAGGCCTCAATAACGCTGTAattagggaaaagaaaagagaaactaaGGCATTCAGAAAGATTTAAAATGAAGCCTAACGTGTAAATCTGTGGAAATTCAGTCATGGTATTTGCAGTAGAGTAACTCTGTCCTGAGCAATGCCCTGAGAACCTGAAACTTAGACTACAATATCCACCCCAAACAAATAGTTCATTTTAGCAGGGAATGCTAGGACTAGACTGTAGTATGCTGGTTTGTGCCAACTCAGCTGCCTTCATGGCTACGAAGTCCAAATAAAAATGCTTTACTATGTCCTGGTAAGATGAGCTTGCTGAAAAGAGTCATTCCCCACTCCTCATTAAGGGCTCCAACCTGCCAGGCATTGCCTGCTCTCATCAccttgcagggtcaggccctaGGATTCTGCGTTCCAGCCAGTCATCCAATATGATGTCTCATATAAAGGTCTCCTAGGAGTATGAGTAGGTGGAGATTATGGTACTTGCAGAGGAAAGGAAAGGCTTAGTGCAGTGACAAGGTATCTGAATATTGGAGACACACGTATGAAACCACCTGTGCTGTGCGATACCTGGTATGCTTTTGTGTGTAGTATAATAATAAACCCAAAGGCTGGGGCACTCCACCATAGAGGAAGAAAGATGGGAAAGGGAAAAGTGGTGTCTTACAGGGGCAGGGTTAAAATTTGTCCCGTTTGTTCTCTTCTAGCTATGTTATTGAGAAAGGGGTGTGTTACCTGGTGTTGTGTGAGGCCACCTTCCCCAAGAAGCTGGCCTTTGCATATCTGGAGGATTTGCATTCCGAGTTCGATGAACAGCATGGAAAGAAGGTGCCGACGGTCTCCAGGCCTTATTCCTTCATTGAGTTCGGTGAGGTCCTTCCCCTTGAGAATAATTAATAAACATCCTGTTTGTTTGGCCACATTAGTCTCTCCTAGCTCAGGCCGTGGAACTTAccactgacagtggagaaatcTGGTGTTCTCTATGAGGCCAGAAATGCCAGGTACGTGAATGGAGAAATGGTAGGGGAAATGACAAATTTCCTATAATCCAACTTTCTGCTTTTAagtcttgttttttttcttgttagcACTCGTGTGCACCTTGCTCACTCTCTCTGCAATGTTCTGCCACTGGGGTAGCCCAGAAAAAGGTAGACAGCACTGGATGCTCATGCTCCGTAGGCAGCCATATTGTTACTCTAGGCAGTGATTGTCCCCTGATTGCTGGCTTGCTTTCCACCCTTTAACACAAACTTCCTCTCACTTGAGGTCACATGGATAATGCAGGGACTTCCAAAACAGCCCTCAGCTGTACTTTTCTGGCAGCATTGAAGAGGTGTGGGAAGTGGGTGTGAAGCATGGTGGAGCCACCATTCATTAAGCATTGAGGAAACCTCTGAGCTAATTGGCTTTAGATGTACATGTCCTCTTCTGGGTGGCCTGTTTTTCTAAGTCCAAAGGGCACCCATCCTGTCAAGTGCTTTGTCCCTGGTGTAGACATGCAGGATGCAACATGCTCTAAAACAAGTCATCAGTGCTCCTTGTGCCTGTCAGGGGAGGAAGGGGTTGTTAAATTGTCTTTGGGGTATGCTGCCCTGAGGTTGGGTGGTTGGAATCTACTCAGAGCGGGGTAAGGGGTGTGGAGGTGGTTGCAGTTGTGGAGGGAAGGAGGTAGAAGCTGGCTCGACAGGTGTTCTTGGCATGgcaggcaggaagtgctgggagaaAAGTTTTTCATGTTGACAACTACCTTTTGTTCCAGACACTTACATCCAGAAAACCAAAAAACTCTACATCGACAGCCGGGCAAGAAGGAACCTAGGCTCCATCAATACAGAGTTACAGGATGTGCAGAGAATCATGGTGGCCAACATTGAAGAAGTCTTACAGCGAGGAGAGGCGCTCTCAGGTACATGGAGTTCAGCTTTTGAAACTCTTTCCTCTCTCTGAGGCTATCAGGCAGGAGATGGCTGAGGGAAGGATTCTGAGACTGGGTAGCAAAGAGGGCCTCCTGAATCAAGATGGCCTTGTAGTGTATATGTCTGGCTCAAAGTGCATTTTCATTTGTCTGATCTACACCATAAATAAGGCTAAGATGTATTATGggatatttttggtaaaagtcatggacaggtcacaggcaccCATGACCTGTCTTTTACCAAAAATACTCCTGACTAAATCTCTACTTCTGGGACACTGCTGCTTTGGGGGGCCCTTGCTGGGGACGGGCCCTGCTCGAGTGCTGGGGTTTGGCTGCCCCCCGGCCGCTGCTCCTGGGGACTACTCTCCAGATGTCCTCCGGGCACCCCTGGGGCCACTGCTCCAGCTGCTTGGGagctccccagagccagccacactggccccaGGGACTGCCAAAGTGGCTGGCCCCGGgtcactccagcagcagcaggtgcagctggccaTGGGGCGGCCCTGAAGTCAGCCACACCCACAACTGCAGAAGGCATGGAGGTCGCAGAAAGTCATGggatctgtgacttccatgacagaaTTACAGCCTTAATCATAAACCATCTGGCAATTTGTAACCCTACTTTGGGAGGAGCCAAAGCCCCTTGTGGGCTTGGGGCTGTTCTTGTCCTGTGAAGATGAATGTTAGTGATGTGTGTCAAGGACAGGAGTGATGCGTGCTAGTGTTTTGAAGGTGCTGGTGAAGCTCCTGCTGCTGTAGTTACTCTTGTCCCTTCTATGTTTGGGGAGGTAAACCATTTAGATTGCGTTGTGTTGTGGCTTGACTGACAAGTTTAATGTAGGAATCCTTCAGAACATGAGGAATGGGGGATGCACAATAAATCAGATGAAGCTCCAATAGAGCAGCTGCAATTATCTATGAACACTAATGTGGGAGTGTCTTGTTATTGTTTATCCTGCAACTAATCTGCTTCCACTTTCTCTTCCTTAACAGCTTTGGATTCTAAGGCCAACAACTTGTCCAGTTTGTCCAAGAAGTACCGTCAGGATGCAAAGTATCTTAACATGCGTTCCACCTATGCCAAACTGGCAGCTGTAGCTGTGTTTTTTATCATGTTAATAGTCTATGTGAGGTTCTGGTGGCTGTGAGATGTTGGCAGTCACTGGAGAAGGAGATCCTGTAGCATGGCAGGTGTACATGTGCAGCACACTTTGTTCACAGGGATGTGCATTAGAATCCACACAGGACTGTCACTTTTAAGGGTGTGTCCTGAAAATGATACCGGAGTACTACACTGCTTAGTGAATCTTAATCATAGGTATAAAGTAGTCTTTGTGGACTAGAGGCTTTTCCTATGAGGCACTAAACACTAGGGACTCTGTAGAGTGTGGCCTCCCAGTGTGCTAAACTCATTAACAGTGCTGTTTGATGTGTCCTGGAGCAGTTAATCAGTGAAGTTTATCCTAATCAGGCGATACTGGCAACAGTCACTTCTTCCTCCCTTTTAAAGAGTAGCTCTAGTGGGAAATGGACTCTAATGAACATTCCTTGTGTCTGCAATGTTTGCTTTTCTAGAATCTGGgtctgcatttgcttttttaaaacaagactcCCTTGTTTGAAGGCTGATTCTGCACTGTACATATTGTAATGGCTTTCACCCTTGTCAAACTAGCTATTGTTGGGTTTTCATTGTCTGACATCTttgcttgttacattttcaatTGCTTTAGGAATAAATGGATATTAAATTATGCCTTAAAATTACATTATATTTAGTCTTAAGAGAGACAGTGAAAGGCTACTATCACTGACTTCTACAAAATTAAACTACTAGTTTGTAAATCTCACTTTCCTGGCAGTTGTGTATAAGAGCTTGTTTTAACGTGACTCAGAAGAGTCTGCTGGTGTAATTAAAAAGGCACTGGCCCAGGCACAATGCAAACAATTTCATCTCTGTTTTCCTGCCATCTATCTATCTCCAGAATCATTGCATTGTTTCTTTCTCCTCTGTAAACATTCTCTATTCCTCAAACAAGTGTATCACTACCGCTAGCATTCCAGCACTTGCAAACTACCCTACAAAAACAGCCCAGTATGTGTGGTGGTGAAGAAAAAGTAGAATGTTGCTTTAAAGAAACGTTTCAGTTTCACGTTTCTGTGAGGTTGGTGATAAAGAATAGTACTGAGTTTTAAAAACCAAGATTCCTTGTTAATGTCCTGTTCTCCCTGTGGTCACCCTCTCTCCACTTCTGTTGGCAAGATCTAACTAGCTGAAGAGAAATTCATAATGTGGGGCTACAGCATTTAATTTCTTAACTTGTTTCTCACTAGATAATGTAAATAGTTCCATcatgatgtgatttttttaaattttattttattggtccAAGTGCGAGAAACCTTATCTTGCCTATTAggctttaggtttttttaaatcaaagctctGTACAGGCATCCCCCACCTTTTCCACAGTAAGGTGTCTGTTTCTGTCATTATCTAGCAAGTGAACACTCTCATAGAACAGACATAACAGAAGGAAAAATTCAAAGTTCCTCAGCATCTTCAGAAAACACTTAATTTGCTGCAACTCTGAAAGTGTAAGCTGTAACCATAGATTGTCTCCTGCAGTAAGGTAGGACATAAGAGCGAAAAGAAGCCTCAgtgtctcccctctcctcctcctgttgGCAGGCAACTAGAATTTGTCTGCCGATCTACTTGCAAACCTGATCTGTCAGTTAGTCTCATCTTCTGATTTTTGCATGAtgtttccatttgtttgtttgtagacAGCTGTACTTTTAAATTCTTAAAAGTTGTGTCTCTAACAGATGAATGTACAAGTGATGTAGGTCTGTGTGTAACTTAGGTACTGAAAGGTGAGCAGACACCACGTCTAGATTCTGTAATGACCTGTAGGGAGTAAAACTCTCTCTTGCAGTGAATGGCAGCTCAGTGAGCAGTTGCCTGCTGCATCCCCAGTGTCACAGTGAAATAAACACTTGCAAAAGTTGATTTCCTTTAGTGTGGAGTTTCCTGTCTACATGTACAGTGTTTTCAAAAAAACACCCTCTTCTTCATTCTCATGGTCCAATTTGTCCTGGGGTAGAACTTGGCAGAGGCCACTTGGTAAATGCTGTATTAATGGAGTAGGCTTATACCTAGGGTGGAGCATGCCCTTCACCTGAAGCTGGGTTCAATTTTTTGCCTGTAGGTTGGGTAGAGTTTGGCAAATGCCATTGTCCTTTTCTAGCACCTAGCGGGAATGTTTCTAATGTTACCTATTACAGGTGGGCCCAAAGCCTGCCTTTGTGACCATAAATGCATGTGGAGAGTAACATGTATGTAGCTGCAGCTATTTTGTGTAGCAGTTTGCAGCTTAGGTAGGTCTCGGCTCTGAGAAGTTGTCTTAATTAATAAACAAGCTAGTCAGTGCCCTATGCAGTCCATGGCTTTGAATTTGCTGAAGAATCCATCCCTTGCTATAGAACTGTACTcggaatttgttttcattttaaaaatattgttcccTAGCCCTTTCCAAGGTGCAGATGATCTTAAAAACAGGATGCAACTAGAGTACCCTGTACTGTGACAGTGTCTCAGACCAGTGTCCTGTTTGGGAGTGATCAGCGccagatgctacagaggaagtTATAGGAAACCCCGAAGCTGATGGTTGTAGATTATTCCACAACCACAAGGGGGAAGGTTTCGCCTTCCCCCGGCAGTTGTCCGTAAGTTTATGCTATGAAGCCTGAGTGTTTTGTCCTTTTTAACTTTGATCCTGGTTAACTGAACTCTGCATGTTCTCATGAACAATTCCCAATTTTTTGAATCCTAAGATTTTGACATTAATATCTAGTGCAATGCATTCCAATTGCTAACTGTGCTTTGTTTTAAATTGGCTGCCTTTGACTTGATTATATGTCCCATAAGATGGACTCCAGGTCCAACACTGCCTTGCCTTCGGTCCAAAACAGAGTTATTCTGGGACCTGTAGGCCTCACACCAAGAGGTGTTGGGAGGATGGGCACTATGGAGGCAGCTCCCTTACCTCAGGGCAGGAGACAGCAAGGATGGGGCAAAATCCGTAGTATGCTGAAGGAGGAAACTAGGCCTGGAGCTTTGGATCTCTCCAGTCAAAGGCTGGGAAGAGGCCTAAACAGCAACCAGTCAGAGAGGGTCACTTGGGCATCATCACAGAACCTTCAAGTAGCCAGAACTGGAGCCTGGCACCAGGTTTTCCTGAAGTACACTGGTATAGTCTGGGTAGAGATCCAGAGTTGGAGACATCTCAGGTCTGGATTACACCTAACATTTAGGTCAAtttagctacattgctcagagctgtgaaaaatgtcatgctcTGTGTGacgtagttaggtcaacctaatccCCATGGCAGATGcagctaagttgatggaagaattcttctgttgaccttcCTACTCCCTGTCAaaggggtggatttactacagcagtgggaaaa
This window of the Eretmochelys imbricata isolate rEreImb1 chromosome 8, rEreImb1.hap1, whole genome shotgun sequence genome carries:
- the SEC22B gene encoding vesicle-trafficking protein SEC22b, yielding MVLLTMIARVADGLPLAASMQEDEQSGRDLQQYQSQAKQLFRKLNEQSPTRCTLEAGSMAFHYVIEKGVCYLVLCEATFPKKLAFAYLEDLHSEFDEQHGKKVPTVSRPYSFIEFDTYIQKTKKLYIDSRARRNLGSINTELQDVQRIMVANIEEVLQRGEALSALDSKANNLSSLSKKYRQDAKYLNMRSTYAKLAAVAVFFIMLIVYVRFWWL